In Halovulum dunhuangense, one genomic interval encodes:
- a CDS encoding 2-dehydro-3-deoxygalactonokinase, translating to MTNLRAWAIGADGGVLDSARSADGMGMLDAGQAAFEAALIRVIDPWLPGSHARDVVICGTAGARQGWHEVPYRPVPAPAHDRRAVTTAPARDPRVRVSVIHGMSQTNPPDVMRGEETQVAGLLLRSPDFQGVVALPGTHAKWARIVDGEIFHFASFMTGELFALLAERSVLRHSLDPQGHDAEAFTDAFEETLSRPERAAARVLGLRSEDLLLDADPRAAASRLSGYLLGLEFAGARAYWLGQPIALLASGALAERYRTALEVVGADYRVHDPEACVLDGLRAVRAGLRG from the coding sequence ATGACCAATCTGCGCGCCTGGGCGATCGGTGCGGATGGCGGGGTGCTGGACAGTGCCCGCAGCGCGGATGGCATGGGCATGCTCGATGCCGGACAGGCCGCGTTCGAGGCTGCCCTGATCCGGGTGATCGACCCGTGGCTTCCCGGAAGTCACGCCCGCGACGTTGTCATCTGCGGGACCGCGGGGGCGCGACAGGGTTGGCACGAGGTGCCCTACAGGCCTGTCCCGGCACCCGCTCATGACCGCCGCGCCGTCACCACTGCCCCCGCCAGGGATCCGAGGGTTCGGGTCTCTGTCATCCATGGCATGTCACAGACCAACCCCCCGGACGTCATGCGCGGAGAAGAGACGCAGGTCGCCGGTCTTCTGCTGCGATCGCCCGATTTCCAGGGGGTCGTGGCGCTGCCTGGAACCCATGCCAAGTGGGCCCGCATCGTGGATGGCGAGATATTCCACTTTGCCAGCTTCATGACCGGCGAGTTGTTCGCCCTGCTGGCCGAAAGATCGGTGCTGCGCCACTCGCTCGATCCGCAGGGTCACGATGCCGAAGCCTTTACCGATGCCTTCGAGGAAACGCTGTCGCGCCCGGAACGCGCGGCCGCCCGGGTGCTGGGGCTGCGGTCCGAGGATCTGCTGCTGGACGCGGATCCCCGGGCGGCGGCATCGCGGTTGAGCGGCTATCTTCTGGGGCTGGAATTCGCGGGCGCGCGGGCCTACTGGCTGGGCCAGCCGATCGCGCTTCTGGCCTCGGGTGCGCTGGCCGAACGCTACCGGACCGCGCTTGAGGTGGTCGGTGCGGATTACCGGGTACACGACCCCGAGGCATGTGTGCTGGACGGGTTGCGCGCGGTGCGGGCCGGGCTGCGGGGCTGA
- a CDS encoding NUDIX hydrolase: protein MAKTSSKRRHALARQERRIPRSRLQYGALCYRVKKGKLRILLISSRRTRRWVTPKGWPMHGKTGWEAAAQEAWEEAGVRGKAVAHSLGFYSYAKYLSKDRYITCTVQIFPLAVETKSRDFPERAERRRKWMRPRKAMEAVDEPELSRMIRKFARNFEKAAKTKKSGD from the coding sequence ATGGCAAAGACTTCGTCGAAAAGACGTCACGCGCTCGCAAGACAGGAAAGACGCATCCCGCGCAGCCGGCTGCAATATGGCGCGCTGTGCTACCGCGTGAAGAAGGGAAAGCTGCGGATCCTGCTGATCTCGTCGCGCAGGACCCGGCGTTGGGTGACGCCCAAGGGCTGGCCGATGCATGGCAAGACCGGATGGGAAGCGGCGGCACAGGAGGCGTGGGAAGAGGCCGGTGTCCGCGGCAAGGCGGTGGCGCACTCGCTCGGCTTCTACAGCTACGCGAAATACCTGTCGAAGGATCGCTACATCACCTGCACGGTGCAGATTTTCCCGCTGGCGGTAGAAACGAAAAGCCGCGATTTCCCCGAACGCGCCGAGCGGCGGCGGAAGTGGATGCGGCCGAGGAAGGCGATGGAGGCTGTGGACGAACCCGAGCTTTCGCGCATGATCCGGAAATTCGCGCGCAACTTCGAAAAGGCCGCCAAGACGAAGAAATCCGGCGACTGA
- a CDS encoding EamA family transporter, which yields MDLWIPITIAAAFAQNLRFMLQKTLKGRLSTLGVTFSRFVYAAPLAWVVVAGLLMQPGVDWPGLTPRALAFGAVGAVAQIVATALVVTLFSLRNFAVGIAFSKTETVMTALLSAAILAEPVTGGAWVAILVTVAGVLLMSGLPSRGNLTGGMLSRAAGIGIASGAIFAMASIGYRGASLSLAQGDFLIRAAVTLALVTTFQTVLMAVWLAFREPGEIGRVIGAWRIAAWVGLTGMLGSLGWFSAFTLMNAAYVKALGQIELVFTVLASVFFFRERITRAEAAGIVLVAGGIILLVLIG from the coding sequence GTGGATCTCTGGATACCAATAACGATCGCCGCCGCCTTTGCACAGAACCTTCGGTTCATGCTGCAAAAAACGCTCAAGGGGCGGCTCAGTACCCTTGGTGTCACCTTTTCGCGCTTTGTCTATGCCGCGCCCCTGGCCTGGGTCGTGGTGGCGGGGCTTCTGATGCAGCCGGGGGTGGACTGGCCCGGCCTCACGCCGCGCGCGCTGGCTTTCGGCGCGGTGGGGGCGGTTGCGCAGATCGTGGCGACCGCGCTGGTCGTCACCCTTTTCTCGCTGCGAAACTTCGCGGTCGGCATCGCCTTTTCCAAGACCGAGACGGTGATGACGGCACTCCTGTCCGCGGCCATCCTGGCAGAGCCCGTCACCGGCGGCGCCTGGGTCGCGATCCTCGTAACGGTCGCAGGCGTTCTGCTGATGTCGGGCCTGCCGTCGCGCGGAAACCTGACCGGCGGGATGCTCTCGCGCGCGGCGGGCATCGGCATCGCCTCGGGCGCGATATTCGCCATGGCCTCGATCGGCTATCGGGGCGCGTCGCTTTCCCTGGCGCAGGGGGATTTCCTGATCCGCGCGGCGGTGACGCTGGCGCTTGTCACCACGTTCCAGACCGTGCTGATGGCCGTCTGGCTTGCCTTTCGCGAACCCGGAGAGATCGGCCGCGTGATCGGGGCATGGCGCATTGCCGCCTGGGTCGGGCTGACGGGAATGCTGGGAAGCCTCGGCTGGTTCTCCGCCTTCACGCTGATGAACGCTGCCTATGTCAAGGCGCTGGGCCAGATCGAGCTGGTCTTCACCGTGCTTGCCTCGGTGTTCTTCTTCCGCGAGCGCATCACCAGGGCGGAAGCCGCTGGCATCGTGCTTGTCGCGGGCGGCATCATCCTGCTTGTGCTGATCGGCTGA
- a CDS encoding dimethyl sulfoxide reductase anchor subunit family protein — translation MHPAPSLIVFTTLSGLGFGLMVWLGIDPPEKGGWVMAVFALLALALAGIGLLASLWHLGHPERAWRALSQWRSSWLSREGVAAIVTIGVFTLYSGIIVLQGQPAPLLGGLAALLALVTIGCTAMIYAQLRSVPRWHDPLTPLLFLLYGLAGGGLLAGKITASAWLLVALGIAQVAAWTRGDKALAQSGSTMETATGLGHLGKVRLLEAPHTGGNYLLKEMAFRVGRKHAAKLRMIALGLAVVFPAAAGLMTDPKHLLGGLMVIAHLTGVLTARWLFYAEAEHVVGLYYGKR, via the coding sequence ATGCATCCCGCACCTTCGCTCATCGTTTTCACGACGCTCTCGGGGCTTGGCTTCGGGCTGATGGTCTGGCTGGGCATCGACCCGCCCGAAAAAGGGGGCTGGGTGATGGCCGTCTTTGCCCTGCTGGCGCTTGCGCTGGCAGGGATCGGGCTGCTCGCCTCGCTCTGGCATCTCGGCCATCCCGAACGCGCCTGGCGCGCGCTGTCCCAGTGGCGATCCTCCTGGCTCAGCCGCGAGGGGGTGGCCGCAATCGTCACGATAGGGGTGTTCACGCTCTATTCCGGGATCATCGTGCTGCAAGGCCAGCCGGCACCGTTGCTGGGCGGGCTGGCGGCACTGCTTGCGCTGGTGACGATCGGATGCACGGCGATGATCTATGCGCAGCTGCGCTCGGTCCCGCGCTGGCACGACCCGCTGACGCCGCTTCTGTTCCTGCTCTACGGGCTGGCGGGCGGCGGGCTGCTGGCGGGCAAGATCACGGCTTCCGCCTGGCTGCTGGTGGCGCTGGGCATCGCGCAGGTCGCCGCCTGGACCCGGGGCGACAAGGCGCTGGCGCAATCCGGCAGCACGATGGAGACGGCGACGGGCCTGGGCCATCTGGGCAAGGTCCGCCTGCTGGAAGCGCCGCATACCGGCGGAAACTACCTGCTGAAGGAAATGGCTTTCCGCGTTGGCCGCAAGCACGCCGCCAAGCTGCGGATGATCGCGCTCGGCCTTGCGGTGGTGTTCCCGGCTGCGGCGGGGCTGATGACCGACCCCAAGCATCTGCTGGGTGGCCTCATGGTGATCGCGCACCTCACCGGGGTGCTGACCGCGCGCTGGCTGTTCTACGCCGAGGCCGAGCATGTCGTTGGGCTCTATTACGGAAAGCGCTGA